One part of the Aspergillus fumigatus Af293 chromosome 7, whole genome shotgun sequence genome encodes these proteins:
- the optH gene encoding OPT family oligopeptide transporter, giving the protein MDDKNRSAVDQGIDAAEPYKIGVEKEAKDVAQETESPESPGSQPDHAEYVKGHPVIRKGTDVSRFIVSVRDDGDPALTFRSIVLGSAFTALSSVITMLYTFKPTQMQVSAIFIQLLVYVVGLAWALFTPRPDRFRWKWLRRTLEFLNFGQPFGIKEHVVASLIASSGNNGLSGVEVYAVERLFYNISVSATTAVLGTFSISLCGFVLAGVLRPLIVYPAEMVYWSTLPQVVLYQTLHFDQRANRGRLIKFGCALGLAAVWEIFPAYIITWFGGFSIFCLASMGAPQHTRKIFSRVFGGSSSNEGLGLLNFGFDWQYIQSSYLSLPLKQQLNSWIGYVIFYPAMLGLYYRNTWSAKSFPFMSTSLFTSNGKQFSTTSILSDRGTVDYNKLKEVGIPYLTSSTVWGYLTQNLAIGALITHVLIFYGKDMYTAWKQARSRTQPDPHFQAMLKYKEVPMWWYLALFVLAFFAGLIVNIKGETTLPAWGYIVSLLLGAFIAPFSCILYGLYGTGVATNQLSKMVAGAVHPGRPLANLYFASWSHQVILLSVNLANWLKVGQYTKVPHRIMFATQIYGTLLGAGLNYAVMTTIVTNQREILLDPAGNSVWSGSTVQSLNSQAITWALARDVYGVNGRYLIVPLGLVIGLALPVVHWGLNRVFPRMRSWPLNTAIIASYAGQTYYGITSWIWSSVAVGVFSQVWLRRRLPRIYNEYNYLIGAALDGGSQIVIFILSFAVFGASGKEHPFPTWWGNPAGNPDHCI; this is encoded by the exons ATGGATGACAAGAACCGCTCGGCGGTCGACCAAGGTATAGACGCAGCAGAGCCGTATAAGATTGGAGTTGAGAAAGAGGCAAAGGATGTTGCTCAAGAAACTGAGAGCCCGGAATCACCAGGCTCTCAACCGGATCATGCTGAATATGTCAAGGGACATCCCGTCATTCGAAAGG GCACCGATGTCTCCAGGTTCATTGTCTCTGTACGAGATGACGGTGATCCTGCATTGACATTCCGATCGATCGTGCTGGGCTCTGCGTTCACTGCGCTTTCGAGTGTGATCACGATGCTCTATACCTTCAAGCCCACGCAGATGCAAGTGTCGGCAATCTTCATACAAC TTCTGGTGTATGTGGTTGGCCTGGCGTGGGCTCTGTTTACTCCGCGCCCAGATAGATTTCGTTGGAAATGGCTGCGACGCACACTTGAATTTCTGAATTTCGGACAACCCTTCGGCATTAAAGAGCATGTCGTTGCGTCTCTTATCGCATCATCGGGTAACAATGGGCTTTCCGGAGTAGAGGTCTACGCCGTCGAGCGCCTGTTCTACAATATCAGCGTGTCGGCGACAACTGCAGTGCTGGGAACATTCTCCATCTCACTCTGTGGCTTTGTGCTTGCGGGAGTTCTCCGGCCGCTGATTGTCTACCCAGCTGAAATGGTGTACTGGTCCACGCTCCCACAGGTGGTGCTGTACCAGACTCTCCATTTTGACCAGCGTGCCAACAGGGGCCGCCTGATCAAGTTTGGCTGTGCTCTAGGACTGGCTGCTGTTTGGGAGATCTTCCCTGCGTATATAATAACCTGGTTCGGCGgcttctcgatcttctgccTGGCTTCAATGGGCGCGCCCCAGCATACCCGGAAGATCTTTTCAAGAGTGTTTGGGGGGTCGTCATCTAATGAAGGCCTCGGTCTGTTGAACTTCGGCTTTGATTGGCAGTATATTCAGAGCAGCTATCTGTCATTGCCATTGAAACAGCAGCTGAACAGCTGGATCGGCTATGTGATATTTTATCCAGCGATGTTGGGCCTCTACTACCGCAACACATGGAGCGCAAAGTCATTCCCATTCATGTCAACGTCTTTGTTCACCAGCAACGGCAAACAATTCTCCACCActtccatcctctccgaTAGAGGCACAGTCGACTACAACAAACTGAAGGAAGTCGGCATCCCGTACCTGACCTCTAGCACTGTCTGGGGCTACCTCACACAAAACCTCGCCATCGGCGCCCTAATCACCCATGTCCTCATCTTCTACGGCAAGGACATGTACACTGCCTGGAAGCAGGCGCGCAGCCGAACCCAACCGGATCCACACTTTCAGGCCATGCTCAAATACAAGGAAGTTCCCATGTGGTGGTACCTTGCCCTCTTCGTtctcgccttcttcgccggTCTCATCGTAAACATCAAGGGCGAAACAACCCTCCCCGCATGGGGCTACATCGTCTCCCTCCTTCTCGGCGCCTTCATCGCCCCCTTCTCCTGCATCCTCTATGGGCTGTACGGCACTGGCGTTGCAACCAACCAGCTCTCGAAAATGGTCGCCGGCGCAGTCCACCCCGGCCGACCCCTCGCCAACCTCTACTTCGCCAGCTGGTCCCACCAGGTCATTCTGCTTTCCGTCAATCTCGCCAACTGGCTCAAGGTAGGCCAGTACACCAAGGTCCCGCACCGCATTATGTTCGCCACCCAGATATACGGCACTTTGCTCGGGGCTGGTCTCAACTACGCCGTCATGACTACCATCGTCACCAACCAGCGCGAGATCCTCCTCGACCCAGCGGGCAACAGCGTCTGGAGCGGGTCCACCGTGCAGAGTCTCAACTCGCAGGCGATCACCTGGGCCCTAGCGCGGGACGTCTACGGCGTGAATGGCCGGTATCTCATTGTGCCCCTAGGTCTGGTCATTGGTCTGGCCTTGCCGGTTGTGCACTGGGGGCTTAACAGGGTCTTTCCGCGGATGCGGTCCTGGCCGCTCAATACGGCGATAATTGCTTCATACGCCGGGCAGACGTATTACGGCATCACGTCGTGGATTTGGTCGTCCGTTGCGGTGGGCGTGTTCTCGCAGGTGTGGCTTCGGCGTCGGCTGCCGCGCATCTACAACGAGTATAACTACCTCATTGGGGCCGCGTTGGACGGGGGGTCGCAGATTGTGATTTTCATTCTATCGTTTGCGGTCTTTGGGGCCAGTGGGAAAGAACACCCGTTTCCGACGTGGTGGGGGAATCCGGCTGGGAATCCTGATCATTGCATCTAG
- a CDS encoding putative RNA exonuclease has product MDQPVPRVELAFRPKESFAAPGSNIRKPEDQVDMTAEDTELHATQHKAQAPIGGRKHTRPAAGPLKSSSKQEAPEQKEPVVHEWSDVPGPLHEAVIACLKRVCHDLNTLARSGYKVREMTQEDVKGYAKCRNCGERKRVLDTKSKTACFYHPMKLKHQKKQYKYPCCGKRHGCASLPAHVYAPVPGFILENWQSYQLTPSPMPGLRPPRRVVALDCEMVEVKGGDSEVAQVCAVHTLTGEVIVDIYVVPSKTVTDWRTPWSGVSQRLLEEMKEAGKTVNGWEEARKALWAHIDADTILVGQSLQHDLDVMRMVHLNIIDTAILSREAVAKNCKQNWGLKRLCKQMLDRDIQQSRGGHDCLEDTMATREVVLWCVRHPGKFQEWAVSQREWKKKADAHWKLKRKESDKAQVKQPQKIVSQVPPE; this is encoded by the exons ATGGATCAACCGGTACCACGCGTTGAGCTAGCCTTTCGTCCAAAGGAAAGTTTCGCGGCACCTGGTAGCAATATTCGAAAACCGGAGGATCAGGTAGACATGACTGCCGAGGATACGGAGTTGCATGCGACCCAGCATAAAGCTCAGGCCCCGATAGGCGGCCGGAAACATACCAGGCCAGCGGCCGGACCCCTGAAAAGCTCATCAAAGCAAGAAGCGCCCGAGCAGAAAGAGCCCGTGGTACATGAGTGGTCAGATGTCCCCGGACCATTGCACGAGGCTGTCATCGCCTGCCTGAAAAGAGTATGCCATGATCTGAATACTCTCGCCAGATCAGGATACAAAGTCCGCGAAATGACCCAAGAGGACGTGAAAGGATACGCGAAGTGCAGGAACTGTGGAG AGCGCAAGAGAGTTCTAGATACGAAGTCAAAGACAGCTTGTTTCTACCACCCAATGAAACTCAAACACCAGAAGAAACAATACAAGTATCCATGTTGTGGGAAGAGACACGGATGCGCCTCACTGCCGGCGCATGTTTACGCACCTGTTCCAGGTTTTATCCTGGAGAATTGGCAGAGCTATCAATTAACACCGAGTCCTATGCCAGGGCTTCGTCCACCTCGGCGCGTGGTCGCGCTTGATTGTGAGATGGTCGAGGTTAAAGGAGGAGATTCGGAAGTAGCACAGGTCTGTGCCGTCCATACCTTGACCGGTGAAGTTATTGTCGACATATACGTGGTCCCATCCAAGACGGTCACAGACTGGCGGACTCCTTGGAGCGGGGTATCGCAGAGACTTCTCGAGGAGATGAAAGAGGCTGGAAAGACTGTCAACGGATGGGAAGAAGCTCGCAAAGCGCTATGGGCGCACATCGATGCGGACACCATCCTCGTGGGCCAATCGCTCCAACACGACCTTGACGTCATGCGGATGGTTCATTTGAACATCATTGACACGGCTATTCTCTCTCGGGAGGCAGTCGCGAAAAATTGCAAGCAAAACTGGGGGTTGAAGCGACTATGCAAGCAGATGCTTGATCGGGATATTCAGCAGTCACGGGGAGGGCACGATTGCTTGGAGGATACAATGGCGACTAGGGAGGTGGTGCTCTGGTGTGTTCGGCATCCCGGCAAATTCCAGGAGTGGGCAGTGTCTCAGAGGGAatggaaaaagaaggccGATGCGCATTGGAAATTGAAGCGGAAAGAGTCGGACAAGGCTCAGGTCAAGCAGCCTCAAAAGATTGTCTCTCAAGTACCCCCTGAATAG